In the Wyeomyia smithii strain HCP4-BCI-WySm-NY-G18 chromosome 2, ASM2978416v1, whole genome shotgun sequence genome, one interval contains:
- the LOC129723209 gene encoding protein lethal(2)essential for life-like has translation MPLVPILFRDWWEDCWDTPLRTSRLMDQHFGSGLSADDLLTALTSAAATAAALQHNHPRAGYNRPWRNNSLASRQDSGSAVNLGGDKFQINLDVQQFSPNEISVKATDNSILVEGKHEEKQDEHGFISRHFVRRYVLPTGHDPNAIVSSLSSDGILTITAPKKALPKPEEPRMIPITQTGQPMKKITEKSEVKPTEKTKADSK, from the coding sequence ATGCCGCTTGTTCCAATCTTGTTCCGTGACTGGTGGGAAGACTGCTGGGATACACCACTGCGGACATCCCGGTTGATGGATCAACATTTCGGAAGTGGTCTCTCAGCTGATGACTTGCTAACGGCGCTCACCTCAGCTGCAGCTAcagctgcagcactccagcACAACCATCCACGTGCTGGTTACAACCGACCATGGCGTAACAACAGTCTTGCCTCGCGTCAGGATTCTGGATCGGCAGTTAACCTTGGTGGTGACAAGTTCCAGATAAATTTAGACGTGCAACAGTTTTCTCCGAATGAGATTTCCGTCAAGGCAACCGATAACAGTATTCTAGTAGAGGGCAAGCACGAGGAAAAACAGGACGAACACGGTTTCATTTCGAGGCACTTCGTTCGACGTTACGTGTTGCCTACTGGCCATGACCCGAATGCAATTGTGTCATCACTTTCGTCAGATGGAATTCTTACCATCACTGCCCCGAAGAAGGCACTACCTAAACCAGAAGAACCCCGAATGATTCCCATCACACAAACTGGTCAACCTATGAAAAAGATAACTGAGAAGTCGGAAGTGAAACCTACTGAGAAGACAAAGGCAGATAGCAAATAG
- the LOC129723206 gene encoding protein lethal(2)essential for life-like, with amino-acid sequence MPLAPILFRDCWEDCWDTPLRTSRLMDQHFGNGLTGDDLLMALTSASPRCSAHQALSRGGYNRPWRNTCLASRQDSGSIVNIGGDKFQINLDVQQFSPNEISIKATDNSILVEGKHEEKQDEHGFISRHFVRRYMLPADHDPEAIVSSLSSDGILTITAPKKALPETEGPRAIPITQTGQPMKKITDKSEVKSTAKQPAENGK; translated from the coding sequence ATGCCGCTCGCTCCAATTTTGTTCCGTGACTGCTGGGAAGACTGCTGGGACACACCACTGCGCACATCCCGGTTGATGGATCAACATTTCGGAAATGGTCTCACAGGCGATGACTTGTTGATGGCACTCACCTCTGCCTCACCGAGGTGTTCGGCACATCAAGCTCTCTCACGGGGCGGTTACAATCGACCATGGCGCAACACTTGCCTCGCATCCCGTCAGGATTCCGGATCAATAGTTAACATTGGGGGCGATAAGTTCCAGATCAATCTCGATGTGCAGCAGTTCTCTCCGAATGAGATTTCTATCAAGGCAACCGACAACAGCATTCTGGTGGAAGGCAAACACGAGGAAAAACAAGATGAACATGGTTTCATCTCGCGACACTTCGTACGACGTTACATGCTGCCAGCTGACCATGATCCCGAGGCAATCGTTTCATCGCTTTCGTCAGATGGAATTCTCACTATCACTGCGCCAAAGAAAGCTCTGCCGGAAACAGAAGGACCCAGAGCGATTCCCATAACACAAACTGGTCAACCAATGAAGAAGATAACTGACAAATCGGAGGTGAAATCAACTGCCAAGCAGCCGGCCGAAAATGGCAAATAA
- the LOC129723208 gene encoding protein lethal(2)essential for life-like produces MSAVPILFRDWWDTPLRTSRLMDRHFESGLTADDLLTALTSAAAACSALQQTRPRAACPATRHNSGSTINMGGDKFQINLDVQQFSPNEIYVKATDNSILVEGKHEEKQDEHGFISRHFVRRYVLPAGHDPEAIVSSLSSDGILTITAPKKALPEPDGTRTIPITQTGQPMRITNKPEVKPAEKSNENKK; encoded by the coding sequence ATGTCAGCCGTTCCAATTCTATTCCGTGACTGGTGGGATACACCACTTCGAACATCCCGGTTAATGGATCGACATTTTGAAAGTGGTCTCACAGCCGATGATCTGCTAACGGCCCTTACCTCAGCGGCAGCAGCATGTTCGGCACTTCAACAGACTCGTCCACGAGCTGCGTGCCCTGCCACACGACATAATTCCGGATCAACGATCAATATGGGTGGTGATAAGTTCCAGATAAATTTAGATGTGCAGCAGTTTTCTCCAAATGAAATTTACGTTAAGGCAACTGACAACAGTATTCTAGTAGAAGGCAAGCACGAGGAAAAACAGGACGAACACGGTTTTATTTCGAGGCACTTCGTACGACGCTACGTGTTGCCTGCTGGCCATGACCCCGAGGCAATTGTGTCTTCACTTTCGTCGGATGGAATTCTAACCATCACTGCTCCGAAAAAAGCTTTACCAGAACCAGACGGAACCAGAACGATTCCCATAACTCAGACCGGCCAACCGATGAGAATAACTAATAAGCCGGAAGTGAAACCAGCTGAGAAGTCAAATGAAAATAAGAAATAA